A genomic window from Actinomycetaceae bacterium MB13-C1-2 includes:
- a CDS encoding acyl-CoA dehydrogenase family protein: MEFLSDELLDQIHSRAAQYDAENRFPQVDYEALREVGYYSAFVPKEYGGAGLSLTEIAAEQTRLAKAAPGTALGINMHQIIVGLGKYLVKNGNPRGEQILRDAVEGHLFGFGISEPGNDLVLFGSITEARPQEDGAYSFHGTKVFTSLAPAWTRLLTFGADNAGADAPKSVFAILDRETGGFDIKDDWNVIGMRATQSNTTVLDGATAPVTRVLGRINPGPSTDPIVLGIFTHFEVLLGATYAGIGERAIEVAAEHVKKRRSVMNQDVYSNDPSIRWRLAEAALIMNPIGPQIRELAALVESDEEPSIAWLPRFSAVKNAASEASLRAVEQCIRACGGSSYYEKNELSRLYRDVLAGLFQPSDQESLHSAWANAILGPVTSK; the protein is encoded by the coding sequence ATGGAATTTCTCAGTGATGAACTACTTGACCAGATCCATTCACGGGCCGCTCAGTACGACGCCGAGAACAGGTTTCCCCAAGTTGACTATGAAGCACTACGGGAGGTGGGCTACTACTCTGCATTCGTTCCCAAAGAATACGGTGGCGCAGGGCTAAGTCTGACGGAGATAGCAGCCGAGCAAACTCGACTAGCAAAGGCAGCTCCCGGTACTGCATTGGGAATCAACATGCACCAGATCATCGTCGGCCTGGGAAAATACCTGGTGAAGAACGGCAATCCGAGAGGCGAGCAAATTCTTCGCGATGCGGTTGAGGGTCACCTGTTTGGCTTCGGGATTTCTGAGCCGGGGAATGATTTAGTCTTGTTCGGATCGATCACCGAAGCACGTCCCCAGGAGGATGGGGCCTACTCATTTCACGGCACAAAGGTGTTTACCTCCCTCGCTCCGGCATGGACACGCTTGCTGACATTCGGAGCAGACAACGCGGGCGCGGACGCACCGAAATCCGTGTTTGCCATTCTGGACCGGGAGACAGGCGGCTTTGACATTAAGGATGACTGGAATGTCATCGGGATGAGAGCAACCCAGTCGAACACAACCGTGCTGGACGGAGCAACGGCACCAGTGACCCGGGTTTTGGGTCGGATTAATCCAGGTCCTTCGACGGATCCGATTGTTCTAGGTATCTTCACCCATTTCGAGGTGTTGTTAGGTGCCACCTACGCGGGTATCGGTGAGCGAGCGATTGAAGTCGCAGCCGAGCACGTCAAGAAACGCAGGTCGGTCATGAACCAGGATGTCTACTCGAATGATCCTTCAATCCGTTGGCGTTTGGCCGAGGCTGCCTTGATTATGAACCCGATAGGACCGCAAATCCGAGAACTCGCGGCGTTGGTGGAGTCGGATGAGGAACCCTCTATTGCTTGGCTACCTCGCTTCTCTGCGGTAAAGAACGCGGCGTCGGAAGCTTCTCTTCGTGCGGTCGAGCAGTGCATCAGGGCGTGCGGCGGTTCTTCCTACTATGAGAAGAACGAGCTTTCTCGCCTGTATCGCGATGTATTGGCGGGACTGTTCCAGCCCTCGGACCAGGAATCGTTGCACAGCGCGTGGGCAAACGCGATTCTCGGGCCGGTGACAAGCAAGTAG
- a CDS encoding GTP pyrophosphokinase family protein, whose product MSVELPEGDQVEVMRRLRDGITGFLLNYEFAIDEVMTKINILQSEFEHMHEYSPIEHVTSRLKSVDSIVDKVQRRGGARTIREIRDMVRDIAGVRVVCSFIEDAYKIAEALTGQQDVTVIETKDYIQNPKPNGYRSLHLLIEVPVFLSSGPVDVPVEVQIRTIAMDFWASLEHKIYYKFDSEIPEALRTGLHEAALTAGRLDVQMEQIHREVTQQRPSRRHFPTLDDDWEIEFPSSEGLRQFFSRND is encoded by the coding sequence ATGAGTGTGGAACTACCCGAGGGCGATCAAGTTGAAGTGATGCGGCGTCTGCGTGACGGAATCACAGGGTTCCTCCTGAACTATGAGTTCGCCATTGACGAGGTAATGACCAAGATCAACATCCTTCAGTCCGAGTTTGAGCACATGCACGAATACAGTCCCATTGAGCACGTAACTTCGCGTCTGAAGTCAGTAGACAGCATTGTCGATAAGGTTCAGCGACGGGGCGGAGCAAGAACAATACGCGAAATCCGCGATATGGTACGCGACATCGCGGGCGTGCGGGTGGTGTGCAGCTTTATTGAGGACGCCTACAAGATCGCGGAGGCGCTTACTGGGCAACAAGACGTCACTGTCATTGAGACCAAGGACTACATCCAGAACCCGAAACCAAACGGCTACCGAAGCCTGCACCTCTTGATTGAAGTTCCGGTGTTCCTCTCCTCGGGCCCTGTGGATGTACCGGTGGAGGTTCAGATACGTACCATCGCAATGGATTTCTGGGCCAGTCTTGAACACAAGATCTACTACAAGTTCGACTCTGAGATACCCGAGGCGCTACGCACTGGTCTGCACGAAGCCGCGCTGACTGCTGGCAGGTTAGACGTACAGATGGAGCAGATTCACCGCGAAGTTACCCAGCAGCGTCCGTCGCGCAGGCATTTCCCCACCCTCGATGATGATTGGGAGATCGAGTTCCCTTCCAGCGAGGGATTACGGCAGTTCTTCTCTCGCAACGACTGA
- a CDS encoding DUF2156 domain-containing protein — protein MDVDQQSNSEVSKPMATVRLDRTIAFLRTVPFTALFTLVFLVIGAFTGSMFTPASEKPWYEFVATGLPAFEQGRWWTVFTSPFVASPPLAYLSVLVLVVVGFGWAERSFGTWRTVAIALSGHLVGVLGSAAIVAIVARTGWHWAEMLSQTYDVGPSCAAFAALVFAIATLPSPWRLRARAAVVVWVGVSLLYLGNLYDLEHAVALVVALIATGVIPSLRHKMSRPSHRERRLIALWGLIIIGVIQVIAMIVPYDGPLGQHSASSSFWDVLLDLVVIALIANGIRRGHRFAWIVALVLGAYNVLTAALSFLSIPALIDDGYIDQPQDILGQFVAPAFFWLALMVFLIAGRDAFRVPLRKAKRQLQAKEISRADMVDQLHGLGGGTISWMTSWPDNLRIEVEDGALAYQVHSGVAIQLGDAVVSAGRHANALSEFVTKAEEAGFVPCVFSAGAATDQAKPEGWRSIVVAEDTIVDLPGLAFTGKAWNHVRTAINRAGREGIEFRMLHLNEAPWSLLAQVRMISEQWTGDKGLPEMGFTLGTVDEALDPEVLVGVALDQEGNLHGVTSWLPVYSTTEPGRIAGWTLDLMRRRDEGFPPVMEFLIASSAKHFSEAGYDFLSLSGAPLVRGSEQDDEAIYRVLDQLSSLAEPLYGFKSLHRFKQKFNPRDEELYLLYRDEGDLPRIGIAILQAYLPDTKMRDIALSAVSTVRESHDAD, from the coding sequence GTGGATGTAGATCAGCAGTCGAACTCCGAGGTAAGCAAGCCTATGGCAACTGTCCGACTAGACCGAACGATAGCCTTTCTTCGCACGGTGCCCTTTACTGCGCTCTTCACGCTCGTCTTTCTCGTTATCGGGGCGTTCACCGGGAGCATGTTCACTCCGGCATCAGAGAAGCCCTGGTATGAATTTGTTGCGACTGGCCTTCCGGCGTTCGAACAGGGCAGATGGTGGACCGTGTTCACGTCGCCCTTCGTCGCCTCACCGCCGCTTGCATACCTGTCTGTGTTGGTCCTAGTAGTAGTTGGTTTCGGATGGGCCGAGCGGAGCTTTGGTACCTGGCGCACCGTAGCGATTGCACTCAGTGGACATCTCGTTGGCGTTCTCGGCTCAGCAGCAATTGTTGCTATCGTCGCCCGCACGGGGTGGCATTGGGCAGAAATGCTCTCGCAAACCTACGACGTTGGACCCTCGTGTGCCGCGTTTGCTGCGCTGGTCTTCGCAATTGCCACTCTGCCGTCGCCGTGGCGATTGCGCGCCCGTGCCGCTGTGGTGGTCTGGGTCGGGGTTTCGTTGCTCTATCTTGGAAACCTATATGACCTTGAACATGCTGTTGCGCTTGTAGTAGCACTGATTGCTACGGGCGTGATTCCTTCTCTAAGGCACAAAATGAGCCGTCCGAGTCATCGTGAACGACGCCTTATTGCCCTGTGGGGGCTGATCATTATCGGCGTTATCCAGGTTATCGCGATGATCGTGCCGTATGACGGGCCCCTGGGACAGCACAGTGCAAGTAGCAGTTTCTGGGATGTTCTCCTCGATCTGGTAGTGATTGCCCTCATCGCCAATGGGATCCGCCGCGGGCACCGTTTCGCATGGATTGTCGCGTTGGTCCTTGGTGCCTACAACGTGCTCACAGCGGCGCTGTCATTCCTATCGATTCCGGCTCTCATCGATGACGGGTACATTGACCAACCCCAAGATATCTTGGGACAGTTCGTTGCACCCGCATTCTTCTGGCTTGCGCTCATGGTGTTTCTGATTGCCGGACGTGACGCATTCCGAGTGCCGCTACGCAAAGCAAAGCGACAGTTGCAAGCCAAAGAGATCTCTCGCGCTGACATGGTCGACCAACTACACGGCCTGGGTGGGGGGACCATTTCATGGATGACTAGCTGGCCCGACAACCTCCGCATTGAGGTTGAGGACGGCGCGCTCGCCTATCAGGTGCACTCGGGGGTTGCCATTCAACTTGGCGATGCCGTTGTCTCCGCTGGCCGCCACGCAAATGCTCTCAGTGAGTTCGTGACAAAGGCTGAAGAGGCGGGCTTTGTGCCGTGCGTGTTCTCGGCAGGCGCTGCTACTGATCAAGCGAAACCTGAGGGTTGGCGCTCGATCGTGGTAGCCGAGGACACTATCGTTGATCTTCCGGGGCTCGCGTTCACTGGTAAGGCGTGGAACCACGTGAGAACCGCAATCAACCGGGCGGGGCGCGAGGGTATCGAGTTCCGCATGCTTCATCTGAACGAAGCTCCCTGGAGCCTGTTAGCGCAGGTGAGGATGATTTCGGAGCAGTGGACGGGTGACAAGGGTTTGCCGGAAATGGGTTTTACCCTCGGTACGGTTGACGAAGCGCTCGATCCGGAGGTCCTCGTCGGCGTTGCCCTTGATCAAGAAGGCAATTTGCACGGTGTAACCTCGTGGCTCCCCGTGTACAGCACCACAGAGCCCGGTCGTATAGCTGGTTGGACTCTTGACCTTATGCGCAGGCGCGATGAGGGTTTTCCACCGGTAATGGAGTTCCTCATAGCATCATCAGCGAAGCACTTTTCTGAGGCTGGCTATGATTTTCTGTCGCTTTCTGGTGCACCCCTAGTTCGTGGTAGCGAGCAGGACGACGAAGCGATATACAGGGTTCTTGACCAGTTGAGCTCGCTTGCTGAACCGCTCTATGGCTTCAAGTCTCTGCATCGTTTCAAGCAAAAATTCAATCCGCGCGATGAGGAGTTGTATTTGCTCTACCGTGACGAAGGGGATCTTCCCCGAATTGGCATAGCCATCTTGCAGGCGTACCTACCTGATACGAAAATGCGCGACATTGCTTTGTCTGCGGTGAGTACGGTACGGGAAAGCCACGACGCGGACTAG
- a CDS encoding META domain-containing protein, whose product MNKRFAAFAMALGFASTLAIAGCSSDSPSSTSGVHPSAKITLDSLAGEWILTGVSGPDGVLEGIPEGQLTVQDNGEFHFSAECNQKGGTIRVQDEMLTTNEVFTTQMLCEGIVGEVDDIAGTVLGNVSSSTLTESGTLTLVGPNGESLEFTR is encoded by the coding sequence ATGAACAAACGGTTTGCCGCATTCGCCATGGCACTCGGTTTTGCCTCAACCCTCGCCATTGCGGGATGTAGTTCTGACTCTCCGAGTTCAACATCTGGGGTTCACCCCTCAGCCAAGATCACGTTGGACTCCTTGGCAGGAGAATGGATACTCACTGGGGTTTCTGGCCCAGATGGTGTGCTTGAGGGGATACCGGAGGGGCAACTAACTGTCCAAGACAACGGCGAGTTCCATTTCTCTGCAGAGTGCAACCAAAAGGGTGGAACGATACGTGTTCAGGACGAAATGTTAACCACTAATGAAGTCTTCACCACCCAGATGCTCTGCGAGGGAATCGTCGGCGAGGTCGACGACATCGCGGGAACAGTCTTGGGCAACGTTTCCTCTTCCACCCTGACAGAATCTGGAACGCTAACTTTGGTTGGCCCCAACGGCGAGTCGCTGGAGTTCACCCGCTGA
- a CDS encoding GntR family transcriptional regulator: MDSDRPLFVQIAEAIENQIVSGALLEESMAPSTNALATFYRINPATAAKGMRLLQDQGIVERRRGLGMFVTKGARKKLLAKRRTSINEEYVKPLVMEARVIGLHTDELIEMVEAEASSLSTDAGSGKTDADRLPTSVGMLPKVEASTKHGPAVIPGSSHRPTEDTGTPEITQRSGSEEAR, from the coding sequence ATGGACTCAGATCGTCCCCTCTTCGTACAGATCGCGGAAGCGATCGAGAACCAAATTGTCAGCGGCGCACTTCTTGAGGAGAGTATGGCTCCCTCGACCAACGCACTCGCTACCTTTTACCGAATCAATCCAGCGACGGCCGCCAAAGGGATGCGCCTTCTGCAGGATCAAGGAATCGTAGAACGCAGACGTGGACTCGGGATGTTCGTTACCAAAGGTGCTCGGAAGAAGTTGCTTGCGAAACGTCGCACCTCGATTAATGAGGAGTACGTCAAGCCATTGGTTATGGAAGCACGCGTCATCGGGCTGCACACAGATGAGCTGATCGAGATGGTCGAAGCCGAAGCAAGTTCATTATCCACGGACGCCGGATCGGGCAAAACAGATGCCGACCGACTCCCTACAAGTGTCGGCATGCTCCCAAAGGTGGAGGCATCAACTAAGCATGGCCCGGCGGTAATCCCCGGATCCAGCCACCGGCCGACCGAGGACACTGGTACTCCGGAAATTACGCAACGATCCGGCTCGGAAGAAGCCCGATGA
- a CDS encoding ABC transporter ATP-binding protein has product MSLTSTETAIPLVRVNDVTKRYGNTIALDRVSTTLEPGTVYGLLGRNGAGKTTLMSILHAQSFPTSGSVRIGGQNPAGSPRALEQICFIRENQRYPDQATCPSVLKTASWFYPNWNQTAADELANLFELPRKTATKKLSRGQASALAATVGLASRAQITLFDEPYLGLDAVARDRFYRYLTQEIDLFPRTVLISSHLIDEIGGLIDHVLLLDHGKLVLDQSAEELLERSHSIVGPTALVEDFCSGFEVLNSEPLGGISRYDVLGYIGESQREEAMRQGLDISPLPLQSLSTAIALHSAARAEKD; this is encoded by the coding sequence ATGAGTCTCACTTCCACCGAGACAGCGATTCCCCTTGTTCGCGTCAATGACGTCACTAAACGGTACGGGAACACCATTGCCCTCGACCGAGTGTCCACGACCCTAGAACCAGGCACCGTGTATGGGCTACTTGGGCGCAACGGGGCAGGCAAAACAACGCTGATGTCGATCCTTCACGCGCAGAGCTTTCCGACTTCCGGCTCAGTGCGCATCGGGGGACAGAATCCCGCCGGAAGCCCCCGGGCGCTTGAGCAGATCTGCTTTATCCGAGAGAACCAGCGCTACCCTGACCAAGCGACCTGTCCATCAGTCTTGAAGACTGCCAGCTGGTTTTATCCGAACTGGAACCAGACAGCCGCCGATGAACTAGCAAATCTGTTTGAGCTACCCAGAAAAACTGCAACGAAAAAGCTCTCCCGCGGTCAAGCCTCCGCGCTAGCGGCGACCGTTGGCCTCGCATCGCGCGCCCAGATAACTTTATTTGACGAACCCTATTTAGGTCTGGATGCCGTGGCCCGAGACAGGTTCTACAGATACCTGACGCAAGAGATCGATCTGTTCCCGAGAACTGTCCTTATTTCCTCCCACCTCATTGACGAGATTGGGGGCCTCATTGACCACGTCTTATTGTTGGATCACGGAAAACTCGTCCTCGATCAATCGGCTGAAGAACTGCTGGAGCGGTCGCATTCAATCGTTGGGCCGACAGCACTGGTGGAGGATTTCTGCTCTGGATTTGAGGTGCTAAACAGTGAGCCTCTTGGCGGAATTAGTCGCTACGACGTCCTCGGATACATAGGCGAGTCCCAGCGAGAGGAAGCAATGCGACAGGGGCTGGACATTTCACCACTGCCCCTACAGTCGCTCTCGACCGCAATCGCCTTGCACTCTGCAGCCCGAGCCGAGAAGGACTAA